One Chryseobacterium sp. StRB126 genomic region harbors:
- a CDS encoding right-handed parallel beta-helix repeat-containing protein → MNTIEQNDPFTGEWTVFLESLVTYNGVPITLAMCDNIIYKSINNVFYRRVLIKDTVNVKWFGAVGDSVTNDTQSFQKAVDFLSSIGGGKLLIPSGSYAVEHIDFKTKAYSNIEIIGNNSTIKGLTKSRNSAADGIFAFEACVSNQSDDSNSIKNIKISGLNFFTLNVKPQKPEPVPGQEPEPEPKVDELSHHIAAHGVSDFTVENCTFTGFFGDGIAICRGLFQEGYRNAYNKNVSIKNCKFDGVNQYNRQAISIYHCDRFIIDNCDFYRTTGNGMPGAIDIESDDPNLTVTTNGLITNCYFNDIGGMGAICIFSKDRSIIDFQQKERLNYQSFKIDNCKFEDVHTPLTVYGNYNPLTNDDKDDNGVYSIVFENSNVLKAKRAIYFNSASRVKVSNVIFKNIHNDSLSVCDGGAYKVLFEQCEFDTVNNPAGLSFIGDGKYIDFIKCIFKNFTTNILTFNKPKPIGTIKCNQFYNSANPGMCLLTNPSADNLRNARIEENEYLGNIPKIDFYSIMNQGYSYNYDSAIMIPSNILYHKSEFESEGVFPEAYLGNTKGLVRNERLEDYNNKPVVYQTFLPYDQLGVKWARYALNDNTWANWKKLEN, encoded by the coding sequence ATGAATACAATAGAACAAAATGATCCATTTACAGGTGAATGGACAGTGTTTTTAGAATCCTTAGTTACTTATAATGGAGTTCCCATTACTCTTGCGATGTGTGATAATATTATTTATAAGAGCATAAACAATGTATTTTATAGGAGAGTTTTAATCAAAGACACCGTAAATGTAAAATGGTTTGGTGCTGTAGGAGATTCTGTAACTAATGACACACAATCATTTCAGAAAGCTGTAGATTTTTTAAGTAGTATAGGCGGTGGTAAATTATTAATACCAAGTGGAAGCTATGCAGTTGAACATATTGATTTTAAGACTAAAGCTTACTCAAATATTGAGATTATAGGAAATAACTCGACAATAAAAGGATTAACAAAAAGTAGAAATAGTGCAGCAGATGGAATTTTTGCTTTTGAAGCTTGTGTATCTAATCAGTCAGACGACTCAAACTCAATAAAAAATATTAAAATTAGTGGGCTCAATTTTTTCACATTGAATGTTAAACCCCAAAAACCAGAACCAGTACCAGGACAAGAACCAGAACCAGAACCAAAAGTTGATGAGCTTTCTCATCACATTGCGGCACACGGGGTAAGTGATTTTACTGTTGAAAACTGTACATTTACAGGTTTTTTTGGAGATGGAATTGCTATATGTAGAGGCTTGTTTCAAGAAGGATATCGGAATGCCTATAATAAAAATGTTAGTATAAAAAACTGTAAATTCGATGGGGTAAACCAGTATAATCGACAAGCTATTTCAATTTACCATTGCGATAGATTTATAATCGATAACTGTGATTTCTATAGAACGACCGGAAATGGAATGCCTGGTGCAATAGATATAGAATCTGACGACCCCAATTTAACGGTTACCACTAATGGATTAATAACTAACTGTTATTTTAATGATATAGGAGGTATGGGAGCAATTTGCATTTTTTCAAAAGACAGGTCAATTATTGATTTTCAACAGAAAGAAAGATTAAATTATCAAAGTTTTAAAATTGATAATTGTAAATTTGAAGACGTTCATACCCCATTAACAGTGTATGGTAATTATAATCCATTAACAAATGATGATAAGGATGATAATGGAGTGTATAGTATAGTATTTGAAAACTCAAATGTTTTAAAGGCCAAAAGAGCTATATATTTTAATAGTGCTAGCAGAGTAAAGGTTTCCAACGTTATTTTTAAAAACATTCATAATGATTCTCTTTCAGTCTGTGATGGCGGAGCATATAAAGTTTTATTTGAACAATGTGAATTTGATACTGTTAATAATCCTGCAGGTCTTTCTTTTATTGGTGATGGAAAATATATAGATTTTATAAAATGCATTTTTAAAAATTTTACTACTAATATCTTAACTTTTAATAAGCCAAAACCAATTGGTACAATAAAGTGTAATCAGTTCTATAATTCAGCTAATCCTGGTATGTGTCTTTTAACTAATCCAAGTGCTGATAATCTAAGAAACGCAAGAATTGAAGAAAATGAATATTTGGGTAATATTCCTAAAATTGATTTCTATTCAATTATGAATCAGGGCTATTCATATAATTATGATAGTGCTATTATGATACCATCAAATATTTTGTATCACAAAAGTGAATTTGAAAGTGAAGGCGTTTTTCCAGAGGCTTATCTTGGAAATACAAAAGGATTAGTTAGAAATGAAAGGTTGGAAGATTATAATAATAAGCCTGTTGTTTATCAGACCTTTTTACCATACGATCAGTTAGGTGTAAAGTGGGCAAGGTATGCACTTAATGATAATACATGGGCGAATTGGAAAAAATTAGAAAATTAA
- a CDS encoding tRNA-binding protein, translating to MNVKPDITWADFEKIDIRCGTIISVNDFEKARNPSYQLEIDFGDLGIRKSSAQITSLYQKEELVGKQILAVVNFPKKQIANFFSECLVLGLYGEDKNDVTLLAPSLPTKNGMQVG from the coding sequence ATGAACGTAAAACCAGACATAACCTGGGCAGATTTTGAAAAAATAGACATCAGATGCGGAACAATTATTTCAGTAAATGATTTTGAAAAGGCAAGAAACCCTTCCTATCAATTGGAAATAGACTTTGGCGACCTAGGAATCAGAAAATCATCTGCACAAATTACTTCGCTTTATCAGAAAGAAGAACTGGTAGGAAAACAGATTTTAGCTGTTGTCAATTTCCCTAAAAAACAGATTGCCAACTTCTTCAGTGAATGTTTGGTCTTAGGATTATATGGAGAAGACAAAAATGATGTAACTCTTTTAGCTCCTTCATTACCCACCAAAAACGGAATGCAGGTAGGATAG